The following are from one region of the Dreissena polymorpha isolate Duluth1 chromosome 2, UMN_Dpol_1.0, whole genome shotgun sequence genome:
- the LOC127866668 gene encoding filamin A-interacting protein 1-like isoform X2, whose product MAWLYENPFTLESLERNKMELTLGILQLSYAFRKAKTDLGCLHGSSRNYDDIGQFEHQPQSQSQRRNSILYDCRQPIKLKPRYSSYGDEYSGSPQSLSQEFSSGVRYKSTGRPARDTRLLDFSPDSEWLAETEKSKELQDEGLSKETSDLRRQLDESEFKERAANHQLQQTQDKLKKTKDEFEETKTRLNEALQGKDTNLKKIQKENSDLRKKLGEFESNEASFNQQLQQVRSKLKTTTAELEDTKTRLNAVQNTIKVQEKTQFSYSKESPEITDLRKQLKTVISMEAIVRNLLEETEEKLRRTRDELDIAKSRLTEVQEMNMHKEKINAQKLSDMAESLKKSQYLETKLKRLLQEAQDQLTATQQSQGRKTKIAVIEKCSELRDQGHSQENRDLRKELEISEFKERASNHQLQQTQNKMKKTEDELEETKKKLNEALQGKDTNLKKIEKENSDLRKKLGEFESNEASFNQQLQQVRSKLKTTTAELEDTKTRLSKLMGQKLTDNNPNITDLSDQNRPMKLGERFSELYDNEWTDAFEVLRSIYKDEKTTVLTLLTILKEADKFCRAEAEKQIECLRRDLTLQLETDGSNIPSLINKQLKDFRKALGSDAGQRLLAIYIKKLSQSSSASARDALRVETFLREAFTLCWLMSIQDPPVVFDRLLQHGETFNMELYRAYTKGGPLVDFQVWPTLFLHEGGAVLYKGVAQGCEK is encoded by the exons ATGGCATGGTTATATGAGAATCCATTCACACTAGAGAGTTTGGAAAGAAATAAGATGGAACTGACTTTAGGTATTTTACAACTATCTTACGCCTTTAGAAAAGCTAAAACAGATCTCGGATGCTTACATGGTTCATCACGAAACTATGATGACATTGGACAGTTTGAGCACCAGCCTCAATCGCAGAGTCAACGACGAAATTCAATATTGTACGATTGTCGGCAACCGATCAAACTTAAACCGCGTTATTCATCGTACGGAGATGAATACAGTGG TTCACCCCAGAGTTTGTCCCAGGAGTTCAGCTCGGGAGTGCGCTACAAAAGTACTGGTCGTCCCGCGAGGGATACCCGCCTGTTGGATTTTAGCCCAGATTCAGAATG GCTTGCGGAAACAGAAAAGTCTAAGGAATTGCAAGATGAGGGACTTTCGAAAGAAACAAGCGATCTAAGGAGACAGTTGGATGAATCCGAGTTCAAAGAACGAGCAGCAAATCATCAACTGCAGCAGACCCAAGATAAGTTGAAGAAAACAAAAGATGAATTTGAGGAAACTAAAACAAG ACTAAATGAAGCGCTCCAGGGAAAAGATACAAACCTTAAGAAAATACAGAAGGAAAACAGTGATCTAAGGAAAAAGTTGGGGGAATTCGAATCTAATGAAGCGTCATTCAATCAGCAGTTGCAACAGGTGCGCAGTAAATTAAAGACAACAACCGCAGAGTTGGAGGACACCAAAACaag GCTTAATGCAGTGCAAAACACTATTAAAGTTCAGGAAAAGACTCAATTCTCGTACTCAAAAGAGTCACCGGAGATAACTGACCTAAGAAAACAGTTAAAGACTGTAATATCTATGGAGGCTATCGTCAGAAATCTATTGGAAGAGACCGAGGAGAAATTGCGTAGAACAAGAGACGAATTGGATATAGCTAAATCAAG GTTAACGGAGGTCCAAGAGATGAACATGCATAAGGAAAAAATAAACGCACAAAAGCTAAGTGACATGGCAGAATCATTGAAGAAATCACAATATTTGGAGACAAAATTAAAACGACTGCTACAAGAGGCCCAGGATCAGTTAACAGCAACACAGCAATCTCAAGGCAGAAAAACAAA GATTGCGGTAATCGAAAAGTGTTCGGAATTGCGAGATCAAGGGCATTCGCAAGAAAACAGAGATCTAAGGAAAGAGTTGGAGATTTCCGAGTTTAAAGAACGAGCATCAAATCATCAGCTGCAGCAGACCCAAAATAAGATGAAGAAAACTGAAGATGAATTGGAGGAAACAAAGAAAAA ACTAAATGAAGCGCTCCAGGGTAAAGATACAAACCTTAAGAAAATAGAGAAGGAAAACAGTGATCTAAGGAAAAAGTTGGGGGAATTCGAATCTAATGAAGCGTCATTCAATCAGCAGTTGCAACAGGTGCGCAGTAAGTTAAAGACAACAACCGCAGAGTTGGAGGACACCAAAACaag aCTAAGTAAGCTCATGGGGCAAAAGTTGACAGACAACAATCCGAACATCACCGACCTTTCCGACCAGAATCGCCCAATGAAACTTGGTGAGCGTTTCTCGGAGTTGTACGACAATGAATGGACAGATGCTTTTGAAGTTTTGCGGTCGATTTATAAAGACGAAAAAACTACTGTTTTAACgcttttaacaattttaaag GAAGCCGATAAGTTTTGCAGAGCAGAAGCCGAGAAGCAAATAGAATGTCTGAGAAGAGATCTAACATTACAATTAGAAACG GATGGATCAAATATTCCCAGTTTGATAAATAAACAGCTCAAGGATTTCCGCAAAGCGCTGGGATCGGACGCAGGGCAACGACTGTTGGCG atCTACATTAAAAAGCTCTCTCAATCCAGCTCCGCGTCCGCACGTGACGCCTTGCGCGTGGAAACGTTCCTGAGAGAAGCGTTCACGCTGTGTTGGCTGATGAGCATACAGGATCCACCTGTTGTGTTTGACCGTCTTCTACAGCACGGAGAAACGTTCAACATGGAATTGTATCGGGCTTACACAAAGGGTGGTCCGCTAGTGGATTTTCAAGTGTGGCCAACACTTTTCCTACATGAGGGTGGAGCCGTCTTGTACAAAGGGGTAGCTCAAGGGTGTGAAAAGTGA
- the LOC127866668 gene encoding myosin-9-like isoform X1 — protein MAWLYENPFTLESLERNKMELTLGILQLSYAFRKAKTDLGCLHGSSRNYDDIGQFEHQPQSQSQRRNSILYDCRQPIKLKPRYSSYGDEYSGSPQSLSQEFSSGVRYKSTGRPARDTRLLDFSPDSEWLAETEKSKELQDEGLSKETSDLRRQLDESEFKERAANHQLQQTQDKLKKTKDEFEETKTRLNEALQGKDTNLKKIQKENSDLRKKLGEFESNEASFNQQLQQVRSKLKTTTAELEDTKTRLNAVQNTIKVQEKTQFSYSKESPEITDLRKQLKTVISMEAIVRNLLEETEEKLRRTRDELDIAKSRLTEVQEMNMHKEKINAQKLSDMAESLKKSQYLETKLKRLLQEAQDQLTATQQSQGRKTKIAVIEKCSELRDQGHSQENRDLRKELEISEFKERASNHQLQQTQNKMKKTEDELEETKKKLNEALQDSETNLKKMEKENSDLRSKLEKSKFSEASLNHQLQHMHNKLQSTAAELEDAETRLNNANQIIVHRDQRDTQKQNDIAEAFKKSQLMEAELKQLLQESEDRFKATQQSESRKTKLAETEKSKALQDEGLSKETSDLRKQLDKSEFKERAANHQLQQTQDKLKKTKDELEETKTRLNEALQGKDTNLKKIEKENSDLRKKLGEFESNEASFNQQLQQVRSKLKTTTAELEDTKTRLSKLMGQKLTDNNPNITDLSDQNRPMKLGERFSELYDNEWTDAFEVLRSIYKDEKTTVLTLLTILKEADKFCRAEAEKQIECLRRDLTLQLETDGSNIPSLINKQLKDFRKALGSDAGQRLLAIYIKKLSQSSSASARDALRVETFLREAFTLCWLMSIQDPPVVFDRLLQHGETFNMELYRAYTKGGPLVDFQVWPTLFLHEGGAVLYKGVAQGCEK, from the exons ATGGCATGGTTATATGAGAATCCATTCACACTAGAGAGTTTGGAAAGAAATAAGATGGAACTGACTTTAGGTATTTTACAACTATCTTACGCCTTTAGAAAAGCTAAAACAGATCTCGGATGCTTACATGGTTCATCACGAAACTATGATGACATTGGACAGTTTGAGCACCAGCCTCAATCGCAGAGTCAACGACGAAATTCAATATTGTACGATTGTCGGCAACCGATCAAACTTAAACCGCGTTATTCATCGTACGGAGATGAATACAGTGG TTCACCCCAGAGTTTGTCCCAGGAGTTCAGCTCGGGAGTGCGCTACAAAAGTACTGGTCGTCCCGCGAGGGATACCCGCCTGTTGGATTTTAGCCCAGATTCAGAATG GCTTGCGGAAACAGAAAAGTCTAAGGAATTGCAAGATGAGGGACTTTCGAAAGAAACAAGCGATCTAAGGAGACAGTTGGATGAATCCGAGTTCAAAGAACGAGCAGCAAATCATCAACTGCAGCAGACCCAAGATAAGTTGAAGAAAACAAAAGATGAATTTGAGGAAACTAAAACAAG ACTAAATGAAGCGCTCCAGGGAAAAGATACAAACCTTAAGAAAATACAGAAGGAAAACAGTGATCTAAGGAAAAAGTTGGGGGAATTCGAATCTAATGAAGCGTCATTCAATCAGCAGTTGCAACAGGTGCGCAGTAAATTAAAGACAACAACCGCAGAGTTGGAGGACACCAAAACaag GCTTAATGCAGTGCAAAACACTATTAAAGTTCAGGAAAAGACTCAATTCTCGTACTCAAAAGAGTCACCGGAGATAACTGACCTAAGAAAACAGTTAAAGACTGTAATATCTATGGAGGCTATCGTCAGAAATCTATTGGAAGAGACCGAGGAGAAATTGCGTAGAACAAGAGACGAATTGGATATAGCTAAATCAAG GTTAACGGAGGTCCAAGAGATGAACATGCATAAGGAAAAAATAAACGCACAAAAGCTAAGTGACATGGCAGAATCATTGAAGAAATCACAATATTTGGAGACAAAATTAAAACGACTGCTACAAGAGGCCCAGGATCAGTTAACAGCAACACAGCAATCTCAAGGCAGAAAAACAAA GATTGCGGTAATCGAAAAGTGTTCGGAATTGCGAGATCAAGGGCATTCGCAAGAAAACAGAGATCTAAGGAAAGAGTTGGAGATTTCCGAGTTTAAAGAACGAGCATCAAATCATCAGCTGCAGCAGACCCAAAATAAGATGAAGAAAACTGAAGATGAATTGGAGGAAACAAAGAAAAA ACTAAATGAAGCGCTTCAGGATAGTGAAACAAACCTTAAGAAAATGGAGAAGGAAAACAGTGATCTAAGGTCAAAGTTGGAGAAATCGAAATTTTCCGAAGCGTCATTAAATCACCAGTTGCAACATATGCACAATAAGTTACAGTCAACAGCGGCCGAGTTGGAGGACGCCGAAACAAG GCTAAATAACGCAAATCAGATAATCGTTCATCGTGATCAAAGAGACACACAAAAGCAAAATGACATAGCAGAAGCTTTTAAGAAATCACAATTGATGGAAGCAGAATTAAAACAACTGCTACAAGAGTCCGAGGATCGGTTCAAAGCAACACAGCAATCGGAAAGCAGGAAAACAAA GCTTGCGGAAACAGAAAAGTCTAAGGCATTGCAAGATGAGGGACTTTCGAAAGAAACAAGCGATCTAAGGAAACAGTTGGATAAATCCGAGTTCAAAGAACGAGCAGCAAATCATCAACTGCAGCAGACCCAAGATAAGTTGAAGAAAACAAAAGATGAATTAGAGGAAACTAAAACAAG ACTAAATGAAGCGCTCCAGGGTAAAGATACAAACCTTAAGAAAATAGAGAAGGAAAACAGTGATCTAAGGAAAAAGTTGGGGGAATTCGAATCTAATGAAGCGTCATTCAATCAGCAGTTGCAACAGGTGCGCAGTAAGTTAAAGACAACAACCGCAGAGTTGGAGGACACCAAAACaag aCTAAGTAAGCTCATGGGGCAAAAGTTGACAGACAACAATCCGAACATCACCGACCTTTCCGACCAGAATCGCCCAATGAAACTTGGTGAGCGTTTCTCGGAGTTGTACGACAATGAATGGACAGATGCTTTTGAAGTTTTGCGGTCGATTTATAAAGACGAAAAAACTACTGTTTTAACgcttttaacaattttaaag GAAGCCGATAAGTTTTGCAGAGCAGAAGCCGAGAAGCAAATAGAATGTCTGAGAAGAGATCTAACATTACAATTAGAAACG GATGGATCAAATATTCCCAGTTTGATAAATAAACAGCTCAAGGATTTCCGCAAAGCGCTGGGATCGGACGCAGGGCAACGACTGTTGGCG atCTACATTAAAAAGCTCTCTCAATCCAGCTCCGCGTCCGCACGTGACGCCTTGCGCGTGGAAACGTTCCTGAGAGAAGCGTTCACGCTGTGTTGGCTGATGAGCATACAGGATCCACCTGTTGTGTTTGACCGTCTTCTACAGCACGGAGAAACGTTCAACATGGAATTGTATCGGGCTTACACAAAGGGTGGTCCGCTAGTGGATTTTCAAGTGTGGCCAACACTTTTCCTACATGAGGGTGGAGCCGTCTTGTACAAAGGGGTAGCTCAAGGGTGTGAAAAGTGA